The DNA window GCGACCTGCGCGAGGGGCGAAGCGATTTCATAGCGTGGAAGACAGGGCGGACCGGCTATCCCATCGTCGATGCAGGCATGCGGCAGCTCTGGACGACAGGCTGGATGCACAACCGCGTGCGCATGATCGCCGCCAGTTTCCTCATCAAGCATCTGCTGATCGACTGGCGGCACGGCGCGCAGTGGTTCTGGGAGACGCTGGTCGATGCGGACTACGCCAACAACAGCGTCAACTGGCAGTGGGTGGCGGGCAGCGGGGTGGACGCCAATCTCTTCACGCGCATCATGGCTCCGCTGACCCAGTCGGAGAAGTTCGACGCCGCCGGCTATATCCGGCAATGGGTGCCCGAACTGGCTGGCCTGTCCGACGACGTGATTCATGACCCCGAAGCGCGGGGCGCGCGGCCCGATGACTATCCCGCCAAGATCATCGGTCATCGGGAAGGCCGTGAGCGAGCGCTTTCCGCCTACCGCCATATGAAGCGGTGATTGCAGCCGGGCGGCGGTTGCGGCAGGAATGACGTCATGAACGCTTCCGATCCGCGTCGCGGCCGCCGCGCCCTGTCCATTCGCCGCCCGCCGGTGAGCGGAAGCCCGACATGGCTGGCGCGACGGGCCGCCCCTCTCTTTCATCGCCTGCTCGACCGGATCGACGCCGGACTGGAGGAGGGCACGCTTGAGGCGCATCTGCCGGATGGAACGCGTCGGTTGCTGGGCGGACGGCTGGACGGACCGGCGTGCGTCGTCAACCTGCATCGCTGGCGCGCGCTGGTGCGTCTGGCGAGCGGCGGATCGGCAGGCTGGTATCGGGCGTGGGCGGCAGGGGAATGGTCCAGCCCCGACCCGGTTCCGCTGTTTGCTCTTTTCATGCGCAACGCCGCAGCATTGGGGCGCTCTGCGCGAGCAAATGGTCCGGCGCGATGGGCGGGGCGGCTGTGGCACTGGGCGCGGCGCAACAATCCGGCGGGCGCGCGACACAACATCGCCTATCATTATGATCTGGGGAATGATTTCTACGCGCTCTGGCTGGATGCGCAGATGCATTATTCCAGCGCGCTGTTCCGAGACCCCGCCGACCGGATCGAGAGTCTGGAACAGGCGCAGCGGCGCAAGGTCGATGCGATCCTCGACCGGCTGAACCTGAAGGATGGCGGTTCGCTGCTGGAAATCGGTTGCGGCTGGGGTGGCCTTGCCGAGCAGGCGATGGAGCGCCACGCGATCCGCTATACGGGGCTTACCCTGTCGACAGAGCAGGCCGAATATGCCCGCGACCGGCTGGGCACCGGCGCCAACATCTTGCTTGAGGATTACAGGGATGCCACCGGCAGCTATGACGCGCTCGCAAGCGTCGAGATGGTGGAGGCGGTCGGCCAGCGTTACTGGCCCGACTATCTTGCGGCCATCCACCGGCTGCTGAAACCCGGCGGTCGCGCGGCGATCCAGTATATCCTGATCGACGATGCGATCTTCGACCGTTACGCCCGCGCGGCCGACTTCATCCAGACCTATATCTTCCCTGGCGGCATGCTGATGTCGCAAAGCCGGTTCCGCACGTTGGCGGAGGCGCAGGGGCTGGAATGGCGGGACGAGATGCGGTTTGGGCTTCACTATGCCGAAACGCTGCGGCGGTGGCGGCTCCGGTTCGACCGCGCTATCGAGAGCGGCCTTCTGCCCGCCGAATTCGACCAGCATTTCGTGGGCTTGTGGCGCTATTATCTCATGTATTGCGAAGGCGGTTTTCTGGGCGGCGGGATCGACGTCGCGCAGGTGACGCTGGTCAAGCCCGCCTGACGGCCTAGCCCGCGACGCGCATCCGGTGGCCGGTCGGGGTATCGGATGTCACCAGTCCGACGATGGCGTCCGCCACCGCTTCCGGTCCCTTGAGCGTGGCAGGGTCTTCGCCGGGGAAGGCGCGCGCGCGCATCGCGGTCCGTGTCGCGCCGGGATCGACGATATGGGTGCGGATGGCGGAGATGTTCTTCACTTCTTCGCCATAAGCGCCGACCAGCGTCTCCAGCGCCGCCTTGGAAGCGCCATAGGCGCCCCAATAGGCGCGCGGAGCGACGACCGAGGATGTCAGCGCAACGACCCGTGCATCGGCGCTCGCTCTCAGCATCCCGTCGAACGCGGCGATCAAGGCCTGCGGCGCGCCGATATTCAGTGTCAGGAGGCGGGCAAATTCCTTGGCGTCGATGGCCTGCACCGCCGCCAGCGATCCCAGCGTCGCCGCGTTGAGCACAAGGATGTCGAGCGCATTCCAGCGCCCGCCGATGGCCTGCGCCAGCCGTCCGATGCTTTCTCCGTCGGTGAGGTCAAGCGGCGCGATGGTCGCGCTGCCGCCTGCCTGATGGATGCTGTCCTCCACCTCTTCCAGCCCGCCGCTGGTCCGCGCGGTCAGCACCACATGCGCACCTGCCGCCGCCAGAGCCTGCGCCGTCGCAGCGCCGATGCCACGGCTCGCGCCCGTTACGAGGGCCAGTTTGCCGGAAAGGGGAAGGTCGGACATGAAGCTCCCGTCAGCCCGACGACACTCGGGCGCTTGATTGGCGGAGGAGGAAGGGCGGCACGGTGGCCGCCCGCCAGGGTTCAGACGACGCGTTCGGCGAGCAGTTCGAACTGGTTCTGCACTACGGCTTCATCCTGATCGGTGAGCGTGGTCGGATAATCGCCGGTGAAGCAGGCGTCGCAATATTGCGGCCGGATGTCCGCGCGCTTCGCTTCGCCCAGCGCCTTGTAGAGGCCGTCGATGGAGACGAAGGCGAGGCTGTCGGCGTGGATGAAATCCTGCATCCCGCCAATGTCCAGCTTGTGCGCCAGCAGCTTGGTGCGCTCGGGCGTATCGACGCCGTAGAAGCAGCTATGCCTAGTCGGGGGGGAGGCGATGCGCATATGGACTTCCGCGGCCCCCGCTTCGCGCATCATCTGCACAATCTTGAGCGACGTGGTCCCGCGCACGATCGAATCGTCGATGAGGACGATCCGCTTGCCCTCGATGAGCGCGCGGTTGGCGTTGTGCTTCAGCTTCACGCCCAGATGCCGGACCTTGTCGCCCGGCTGGATGAAGGTGCGGCCGATATAGTGCGACCGGATAATGCCGAGTTCGAATGGGATGCCCGATTCCTGCGCATAGCCGATGGCGGCGGGAACGCCGCTGTCGGGCACGGGAATGACATAGTCCGCCTCGACCGGATTTTCGACCGCGAGCTGCGCGCCGATGGCCTTGCGCACCGAATAGACGCTGGAGCCATCGACGATCGAGTCGGGGCGGCTGAAATAGACATGCTCGAAGATGCAGGGGCGCGGATGATTCTCACCGAAGGGGCGGTGCGAGCGGATTTCGCCATTGTTGGTGACGATCACCAGTTCGCCCGGTTCGACCGAGCGGACATAGTCTGCGCCCACAACATCGAGCGCCACTGTCTCCGACGCGAAGATCGTCGCATCGCCCAGCGTGCCCATCACCAGCGGACGGATGCCGAGCGGGTCGCGGCAGGCGATCATGCCTTCGGGCGTCATGACGATCAGCGAATAGGCGCCCTCGATCTGCTTGAGGGCGTCGATGAACTTGTCGAGCAGCGTCCGGTAACTGGAGGTCGCGACCAGATGGATGATGACTTCGGTGTCGGAGGTCGACTGGAAGATCGAACCGCGGCGAATCAGTTCGCGGCGGAGCTTCATGGCGTTGGAGATATTGCCGTTATGCGCGACCGCGAAGCCGCCGCTGTTCAGTTCGGCATAGAGCGGCTGGACGTTGCGCAGCGATGTTTCGCCGGTCGTCGAATAGCGCACATGGCCGCAGGCGCTTTCGCCCGGCAGCCCGCGAATCACCTCGTCCCGGTCGAAATTGCCCGCGACATGCCCCATCGCCCGGTGGGTATGGAAATCATGCCCGTCCCAGCTCGTGATGCCGGCGGCTTCCTGCCCCCGATGCTGAAGCGCATGAAGGCCGAGCGCGACGATAGCGGACGCCGTTTCCCCGCGGGAGACGCCGAAAATGCCGCATTCCTCGCGCAACTTGTCATCGTCGAAAGGATTGGTCGTAATCATGGGTGCGAACCGGTTCCGTTGCCGTTCTCATGGCGCACCCCAAGGTGGCCTGTCGCCGCGCATATAGTCACTCGGGGCCGCTTTGTCGCCTCCCTGTCACAAAAAAGGCGGAACGCGGTTCGCAACATTGTGTTTCGCGGCACGGCCATAGGCGAATGGCCCACTGGCGTTGCTGCGCGGGCATCGCTACACACGCAGCCCTCATGCATCGTTTCGCCAACCCCGCCCGTTTTCTGAAGATCGCGCGACCGCTGACCGGCTGGCTGTTCTGGCCGGGGCTGGGGCTGATCCTCGCGGGGGCGATATGCGGCCTGTTCGTGACGCCTGCCGACTATCTTCAGGGGCAGACGGTGCGGATATTCTATATTCATGTGCCTGCCGCCTGGCTCGGCATGGGCGGGTGGACGGGGATCGCCATCGCGGCCCTCATGCAGCTTGTCTGGCGCCATCCGCTTGCAGCGGTGGCGGGTCGCGCGATTGCCGTGCCGGGCGCGCTGTTCACCGCGCTCTGCCTTGTCACCGGGTCGATCTGGGGTCGTCCGACATGGGGCACATGGTGGGAATGGGACGGTCGCATGACGTCCATGCTCGTGTTGTTCTTCCTTTATCTCGGCTATATCGCTCTTGCCGATGCCAGCGCGCGGGATGGAAAGGCGGCGGGGCAGGGCGGCATATCGACCGTGACGGCGATCTTCGCGCTGGTGGGGGCGGTCAACATCCCCATCATCAATCGCTCGGTCGTCTGGTGGAACAGCCTGCATCAGGGGCCGAGCATCACATTGCGCGGGTCGAGCATCGACAGCGCGCTGCTGTGGCCGCTGGGCCTGACGCTGGCGGGCTTCACGCTCTGGTTCGGCGCAATCGTCCTGATGCGCATGCGCGCCATCCTCGCCCGTAACAAGGCCGAGGCCCGGCTTGCGCGGCTGGCGCGGGGCTAAGCCATGAACCCCTGGCCTTTCGTCATTGCAGCCTATGCCCTGACCGGCGCCTGCGTCCTGTGGCTCAGCCTCTGGAGCTGGCGCGCGATGCGCCGCGGGGAAAAGACCCTCGATGACCGGCGGGACGACTTATGAGGGGCGGGCGGTGAAAGCCAAGCATCAACGGCTGATCCTCGCGCTTGCGGCGCTGGTCGCGATCGTTGCGGCGGGGCTGCTCGCGGCGTCGGCGCTGAAGGACGAGGCCGCCTATTTCTACACGCCGGACGACATCCGGACGAAGGGCGTCGAGCCGGGCAAGGCGATCCGGCTGGGCGGCATGGTGGTGAAGGGGAGCCTCAAGCGCGCGCCCGATGGCGTGACGCTGCGCTTCGACGTGACGGACGGGAAAGCGACGGTCCCGGCCACCTTCAATGGCATCGCGCCCGACCTTTTCCGTGAGGGGAGCGGCGTGGTTGCGGAAGGGGCGATGGACCGGAACGGGCGCTTCATCGCGACCAACCTGCTTGCCAAGCATGACGAGCGTTACATGCCGCGCGAGCTGGAAGGCATGCGCTATGACGAGAAGACGCACCAGATGAAGGCGGAACGGTGAGGATGGCGCGATGATCGCGGAGGCCGGTCTTGCCGCGCTGTGGCTCGCCGCCGCGCTGGCGCTGCTTCAGCTCTTCCTCGCTTTTTCGGGCACGAAGGGGGGCAAGGACGAGCTGCTGGGCGCGGTGCGGCCCACCGCCGTGGCGCAGGGGCTGCTGACCGCCTTCGCTTTCGGAGCGCTCATTACCCTGTTCCTGCGGTCCGACATGTCGGTGCTGCTGGTCGCCACGAACAGCCATTCGATGAAGCCGTGGCTCTACAAATTCGCGGGAACGTGGGGCAATCACGAAGGGTCGATGCTGCTGTGGGTGACGGTGATGGGCGTCGCGGGGGCAGCGGTCGCGCTGTTCGAGCGGGCGCTGGATCGCGCGACGCACATGGCGACGCTGGGCGCGCAGGCCGCCATCAGCCTTGGCTTCTATGCGTTCCTGCTCTTTTCCTCCAACCCGTTCGCGCGGATCGACCCACCGCCGCCGGACGGGCAGGGTCTCAACCCGCTGTTGCAGGACCCCGGTCTCGCCTTCCACCCGCCCACGCTTTACCTCGGCTATGTCGGGCTGTCGGTCGCCTTCTCCTTCGCGGTCGGTGCGCTGCTGACGCGCCGGGTCGATGCTGCCTTCGCCCGCGCGATGCGGCCATGGGTGCTGGCGGCATGGGTGCTGCTGACGCTGGGCATTACGGCTGGAAGCTACTGGGCCTATTATGAGCTGGGCTGGGGCGGCTGGTGGTTCTGGGACCCGGTGGAGAATGCGTCGCTGATGCCATGGCTTGCGGCGACCGCCCTGCTGCACAGCGTCACGGTGCTGGCCACCCGCGATTCGCTGCGCGCCTGGACGATCATGCTGGCGGTGGTCGCTTTTTCCATGTCGATGGTGGGCACATTCCTCGTCCGCTCGGGCATCCTGACGAGCGTCCATGCTTTCGCCGTCGATCCTGAAAGAGGCAGCTTCATCCTTGCGCTGCTCGCCCTCTATATCGGCGGCGCGCTGGCGCTGTTTGGCTGGCGCATCGGATCGGTGAAGGAAGGCGCGCTGTTTCAGTTGGCGAGCCGCGAGTCGATGCTGGTGGTCAACAATCTGCTGCTGTCGGTGATCCTCGGTATCGTCCTGATCGGCACGCTCTATCCGTTGATGACCGAGGCCTTCGGGCACAAGGTTTCGGTGGGCGCGCCCTATTTCGACCGGGTTGCCGGGCCTCTGGCGCTGGCGCTGATGGTCGCGATGGCGGTCGGGCCGCTGATGCGCTGGCGGCGGGACGAACTTCGGCTGGTCGGGCGGCGGGTTGCGCTGCCAGTGCTCATCGCGGTGCTGCTGGTCGTCGCCATGTCTGTTTTCGCCGCCGGGCGCATCGGGCTGCTGCCCTTCCTGGGCCTTGTGGTGGCGGGGAGCGTGGGCGTCGCGAGCCTTCTTCCCCTCTGGCGGCGCAAGCTCTGGCGCACGCCGCTTTTCACCTGGGGGATGGTGATCGCGCATCTGGGCTGCGCCGTCAGCCTGGCGGGCATGGCGAGCGATTCGGCCTTCACCACCGAAAAGCTGATCGCGGCAAGGCCCGGCGACACGATCCGGACCGCTGGCTGGACGCTGCGCTTCGTCAGCATCACGCCGGTCGCGGGCGATAACTGGACCGCGCTTCAGGCCGACATGCAGGTCGATCGCGGCGGCGCGCCCGTGCTGATCCATCCGCAATCGCGCTTCTTCGCCTCGCCCCCCACCACCACGACCGAGGCGGCGCTGCTCACCCGCTGGAACGGCCAGCTCTATGTTGTGCTGGGCGAGGAAGTGGAGGGCGGGCGCTGGCAATTGCGGGTCTGGTGGAAGCCGTTCGTCACGCTGATCTGGCTGGGTGGCGGCCTGATCGCGCTGGGCGGTGCGCTGGCGCTGATCGGCCGGGAAAAGCGTGGCTGGATCGGCAAGTGGCGGGCGCGGAGGGCTGAGGTATGAGGGGATGGCTCATCTGGACGCCCTTCGTCCTGTTCCTCGCCTTCGTCGGCCTCTTCGCGAGCGGGCTGTTCAAGCCTGACGACCATGTCATCCATTCGCGGCTGGTGGGGCAGAACCTGCCCGCCTTCGCCCTGCCGCCCGCCGCCAGCGACCGCCCCGGCCTGACGAGCGCGCAGGTCGCGACGGGCAAGCCGCGCCTGCTCAACATCTTCGCAAGCTGGTGCGTACCCTGCGCGGCGGAAGCGCCTCAACTGATGGCGCTCAGACAGGCGGGGGTGGAGATCGACGCCATCGCGATCCGCGACGCCCGGCCCGATGTCGACCGCTTTCTGGCGCGATATGGCAATCCCTATGCCCGCATCGGTCTCGACGCCCGCAGCGCGGTGCAGATCGCGCTCGGTTCGTCGGGTGTGCCGGAGAGCTTCGTCATCGATTCGAAGGGGCGCATCGCCTACCAGCATATCGGGGACATTCGGGCCGACGATGTGCCGATGATCCTCGACCGACTGAAGGCGGCGCAATGAGGCTTCTGATCGCCCTTCTCCTGCTGGCCTTCTCGCCATCGCTGGCGGCGCAGTCGGCGCTGCCGCCCGCGCCGTGGGCCAATCGGCAGATTCCGGACGCCGCCAAGGAGGCCAAGGCCAAGGCGTTGATGGAAACCATCCGCTGCCTCACCTGCCAGAGCCAGTCCATCGCCGATTCGAACGCCAGCATGGCGGGCGACATGCGATCGCAGATCCGGGAGCGGATCATCGCGGGCGAGCAGCCCGAGGCGATCCGTGACTGGCTGGTCCAGCGCTATGGCGACTGGGTGAGCTATGAACCGACGGCAGCGCCGATCCTGTGGCCGCTCTGGGCCGCGCCGCTGTTGCTGCTGGCGGTGGGACTGTTTCTGGTGCGGCGGCGGATCGGCGGGAGGAAGCGGTCATGACGGGCTGGCTGATCGCGCTGGGTCTTGCCGTGCTGGCCTTCGTGGCGCTGCTGCTCGCGGGGCGTATCCCCCGTTCAGCGCGGGAAGTGACGGCGGCGGCGCTGCTGCTGGGCATGGCTGGTTATGCGTGGCAGGGGCGCGCGGATCTGCCGGGCGCGCCCAGGAAGCCGCTGGAGACCAAGGGGGAGGGCTTTGACGAGAAGCTGGCGGAGCGCAGGCGCGGCCTTGCCGAACGCTTCGGTCCCGCCGGGCAATGGCTGATGCTGTCTGACGGGCTGGCGCGGCAGGGAAAGACGAAGGAGGCGGCCAATGTCCTGCTGTCCGGCCTTCGTGCGTCGCCGGAAGACCCCAGCCTCTGGCTCGGCCTCGGCAACGCGCTGGTCGCGCATGGCGATGGAGTCGTGTCGCCCGCCGCCGCCTTCGCCTATCGCCGCGCGCTGGCAATCGACCCGGAGGGCGCCGCGCCCCGCTACTTCTACGGTCTGGCGCTGGCGCGGAGCGGGCAATTGCAGGAAGCGCGCGACCTATGGGCGCCGCTCGTCGCGAGAGCGCCCAGGGACAGCGTGATCCGGGCGGAACTGGAAAGCGCCATCGCGCGTATCGACGCCATCCTGCGCAGCGGGGCCGCTGTCCCGCAATGACGCGCACCCGCGCCCGCGATTGCGCGGCATCGGGAGCCATGATAGGGGGCCGCGCATGCAGGGGATGATACCCGTTTCAGCCTGGTGCTTCATGATCGTTCGGCCTGCCATTCGTGGCTGATCTCCTTCCCAACACAGCCCCCTCCGATCCGGACGACGAGTCCGGCGGGCATGGCCATGCGCGGCAGAAGGCGACGCTGAAACTGGTCGTCGGCGCCATCGGCATCGTGTTCGGCGACATCGGCACCAGCCCGCTCTACGCGTTCCGCGAAACCTTTGCCGGGCATCATCATCTCGACCTCGATCCCGATCATATCCTCGGCGTCATCAGCCTGATGTTCTGGTCGATGATGCTGGTGGTGACGCTGAAATATGTCAGCATCATCATGCGCGCCGATAACAAGGGGGAGGGCGGCAGCCTTGCCCTGCTGGCGCTCATCAACGGGCAGACGCGCACCCAGCGCTGGTCGCGCGGTATCGTGCTGCTGGGCGTGTTCGCCACCGCGCTCTTCTACGGCGACTCGATGATTACGCCAGCCGTGTCCGTGCTTTCGGCGGTCGAGGGGCTGGCGGTCTACAACAGCGAATTCGCGCCCGCGATTCTGCCGGTGGCGATCCTGATCCTGCTGGGCCTTTTCTGGATACAGGGACTGGGGACCAACCGGGTGGCGGCGCTTTTCGGCCCGGTGATGCTGCTCTATTTCGTCACGATCGCTGCGCTGGGCGTCATTTCGA is part of the Sphingobium amiense genome and encodes:
- a CDS encoding tetratricopeptide repeat protein; this translates as MTGWLIALGLAVLAFVALLLAGRIPRSAREVTAAALLLGMAGYAWQGRADLPGAPRKPLETKGEGFDEKLAERRRGLAERFGPAGQWLMLSDGLARQGKTKEAANVLLSGLRASPEDPSLWLGLGNALVAHGDGVVSPAAAFAYRRALAIDPEGAAPRYFYGLALARSGQLQEARDLWAPLVARAPRDSVIRAELESAIARIDAILRSGAAVPQ
- a CDS encoding heme lyase CcmF/NrfE family subunit — translated: MIAEAGLAALWLAAALALLQLFLAFSGTKGGKDELLGAVRPTAVAQGLLTAFAFGALITLFLRSDMSVLLVATNSHSMKPWLYKFAGTWGNHEGSMLLWVTVMGVAGAAVALFERALDRATHMATLGAQAAISLGFYAFLLFSSNPFARIDPPPPDGQGLNPLLQDPGLAFHPPTLYLGYVGLSVAFSFAVGALLTRRVDAAFARAMRPWVLAAWVLLTLGITAGSYWAYYELGWGGWWFWDPVENASLMPWLAATALLHSVTVLATRDSLRAWTIMLAVVAFSMSMVGTFLVRSGILTSVHAFAVDPERGSFILALLALYIGGALALFGWRIGSVKEGALFQLASRESMLVVNNLLLSVILGIVLIGTLYPLMTEAFGHKVSVGAPYFDRVAGPLALALMVAMAVGPLMRWRRDELRLVGRRVALPVLIAVLLVVAMSVFAAGRIGLLPFLGLVVAGSVGVASLLPLWRRKLWRTPLFTWGMVIAHLGCAVSLAGMASDSAFTTEKLIAARPGDTIRTAGWTLRFVSITPVAGDNWTALQADMQVDRGGAPVLIHPQSRFFASPPTTTTEAALLTRWNGQLYVVLGEEVEGGRWQLRVWWKPFVTLIWLGGGLIALGGALALIGREKRGWIGKWRARRAEV
- a CDS encoding SDR family NAD(P)-dependent oxidoreductase, giving the protein MSDLPLSGKLALVTGASRGIGAATAQALAAAGAHVVLTARTSGGLEEVEDSIHQAGGSATIAPLDLTDGESIGRLAQAIGGRWNALDILVLNAATLGSLAAVQAIDAKEFARLLTLNIGAPQALIAAFDGMLRASADARVVALTSSVVAPRAYWGAYGASKAALETLVGAYGEEVKNISAIRTHIVDPGATRTAMRARAFPGEDPATLKGPEAVADAIVGLVTSDTPTGHRMRVAG
- a CDS encoding cytochrome c-type biogenesis protein, with amino-acid sequence MRLLIALLLLAFSPSLAAQSALPPAPWANRQIPDAAKEAKAKALMETIRCLTCQSQSIADSNASMAGDMRSQIRERIIAGEQPEAIRDWLVQRYGDWVSYEPTAAPILWPLWAAPLLLLAVGLFLVRRRIGGRKRS
- the ccmD gene encoding heme exporter protein CcmD, which codes for MNPWPFVIAAYALTGACVLWLSLWSWRAMRRGEKTLDDRRDDL
- a CDS encoding redoxin family protein, whose protein sequence is MRGWLIWTPFVLFLAFVGLFASGLFKPDDHVIHSRLVGQNLPAFALPPAASDRPGLTSAQVATGKPRLLNIFASWCVPCAAEAPQLMALRQAGVEIDAIAIRDARPDVDRFLARYGNPYARIGLDARSAVQIALGSSGVPESFVIDSKGRIAYQHIGDIRADDVPMILDRLKAAQ
- the ccmE gene encoding cytochrome c maturation protein CcmE, producing the protein MKAKHQRLILALAALVAIVAAGLLAASALKDEAAYFYTPDDIRTKGVEPGKAIRLGGMVVKGSLKRAPDGVTLRFDVTDGKATVPATFNGIAPDLFREGSGVVAEGAMDRNGRFIATNLLAKHDERYMPRELEGMRYDEKTHQMKAER
- the ccmC gene encoding heme ABC transporter permease CcmC, which encodes MHRFANPARFLKIARPLTGWLFWPGLGLILAGAICGLFVTPADYLQGQTVRIFYIHVPAAWLGMGGWTGIAIAALMQLVWRHPLAAVAGRAIAVPGALFTALCLVTGSIWGRPTWGTWWEWDGRMTSMLVLFFLYLGYIALADASARDGKAAGQGGISTVTAIFALVGAVNIPIINRSVVWWNSLHQGPSITLRGSSIDSALLWPLGLTLAGFTLWFGAIVLMRMRAILARNKAEARLARLARG
- the purF gene encoding amidophosphoribosyltransferase; this translates as MITTNPFDDDKLREECGIFGVSRGETASAIVALGLHALQHRGQEAAGITSWDGHDFHTHRAMGHVAGNFDRDEVIRGLPGESACGHVRYSTTGETSLRNVQPLYAELNSGGFAVAHNGNISNAMKLRRELIRRGSIFQSTSDTEVIIHLVATSSYRTLLDKFIDALKQIEGAYSLIVMTPEGMIACRDPLGIRPLVMGTLGDATIFASETVALDVVGADYVRSVEPGELVIVTNNGEIRSHRPFGENHPRPCIFEHVYFSRPDSIVDGSSVYSVRKAIGAQLAVENPVEADYVIPVPDSGVPAAIGYAQESGIPFELGIIRSHYIGRTFIQPGDKVRHLGVKLKHNANRALIEGKRIVLIDDSIVRGTTSLKIVQMMREAGAAEVHMRIASPPTRHSCFYGVDTPERTKLLAHKLDIGGMQDFIHADSLAFVSIDGLYKALGEAKRADIRPQYCDACFTGDYPTTLTDQDEAVVQNQFELLAERVV
- a CDS encoding SAM-dependent methyltransferase, with protein sequence MNASDPRRGRRALSIRRPPVSGSPTWLARRAAPLFHRLLDRIDAGLEEGTLEAHLPDGTRRLLGGRLDGPACVVNLHRWRALVRLASGGSAGWYRAWAAGEWSSPDPVPLFALFMRNAAALGRSARANGPARWAGRLWHWARRNNPAGARHNIAYHYDLGNDFYALWLDAQMHYSSALFRDPADRIESLEQAQRRKVDAILDRLNLKDGGSLLEIGCGWGGLAEQAMERHAIRYTGLTLSTEQAEYARDRLGTGANILLEDYRDATGSYDALASVEMVEAVGQRYWPDYLAAIHRLLKPGGRAAIQYILIDDAIFDRYARAADFIQTYIFPGGMLMSQSRFRTLAEAQGLEWRDEMRFGLHYAETLRRWRLRFDRAIESGLLPAEFDQHFVGLWRYYLMYCEGGFLGGGIDVAQVTLVKPA